One Calditrichia bacterium DNA window includes the following coding sequences:
- the rimI gene encoding ribosomal protein S18-alanine N-acetyltransferase has protein sequence MNGQPLIRTMRLEDLDAVMAIEHQIFSEAWTRKSYIYEIKENRFSLPIVLELEGEIIGHAVAWHVFNEFHIATIGIRQENQGKGWGKFLLKAILGMSDGADYVLLEVRKDNDTAIRMYESFGFIPLRIRRGYYRDGEDAIVMRKQL, from the coding sequence ATGAACGGTCAGCCGCTGATCCGCACGATGCGTCTGGAAGATCTGGACGCAGTTATGGCCATCGAACATCAGATTTTTTCGGAAGCCTGGACGCGCAAAAGCTACATTTACGAAATAAAGGAAAACCGTTTTTCGCTGCCAATTGTGCTGGAACTTGAGGGCGAAATTATCGGGCATGCTGTCGCCTGGCATGTTTTCAACGAATTTCACATTGCAACCATTGGCATCCGGCAGGAAAATCAGGGAAAAGGCTGGGGCAAATTTTTGCTGAAAGCCATTTTGGGAATGAGCGACGGTGCAGATTACGTGTTGCTGGAAGTGCGTAAAGATAATGACACTGCCATCCGGATGTACGAATCGTTCGGGTTTATTCCGTTGCGCATCCGGCGCGGCTATTACCGCGACGGGGAAGACGCTATTGTGATGCGCAAACAGTTGTAA
- the tsaB gene encoding tRNA (adenosine(37)-N6)-threonylcarbamoyltransferase complex dimerization subunit type 1 TsaB, which translates to MIKQPAYLLGIETSGITCAVGIANNDQLLIELAAGIKNIHSRVLSRFVNEALEIAGIEAGDLAGVVVSAGPGSFTGLRIGYSVAKGVAHALQKPIIEVPTLDVWAYQTGAQSMPVLSVIDAHRGEMFAARYLWKNNVLNRESEYEMLAPEALQSFCQTPHLVAGNDANSMAAELLNNLPNGSQLANPAAAYPQLWALHSLGFQRFQNGELSDTASCEPMYIRAFKGAS; encoded by the coding sequence ATGATCAAACAACCGGCGTATTTGTTAGGAATTGAAACCAGTGGCATCACCTGTGCGGTGGGCATTGCCAACAACGACCAACTACTGATCGAATTGGCGGCGGGCATCAAAAACATTCATTCGCGGGTGCTCTCCCGTTTTGTAAATGAGGCCTTGGAAATTGCCGGAATTGAAGCCGGTGATTTGGCAGGTGTCGTCGTTTCCGCCGGACCCGGATCGTTTACGGGATTGCGGATCGGTTACAGCGTCGCCAAAGGCGTGGCGCATGCGCTGCAAAAACCAATCATCGAAGTGCCAACGCTGGATGTGTGGGCGTATCAAACCGGTGCACAATCGATGCCAGTTTTGTCGGTGATCGATGCGCATCGCGGTGAAATGTTTGCGGCACGTTATTTATGGAAAAACAACGTGTTAAATCGCGAAAGCGAATACGAGATGCTGGCACCGGAAGCGTTGCAATCATTTTGCCAAACGCCACATCTGGTTGCCGGAAACGATGCAAATTCAATGGCAGCGGAGCTGCTGAACAATCTGCCGAATGGCTCGCAGCTTGCAAATCCGGCGGCAGCCTATCCGCAGCTGTGGGCGCTGCATTCCCTCGGATTTCAGCGATTCCAAAACGGTGAACTAAGCGATACCGCAAGTTGCGAACCCATGTATATCCGCGCATTCAAAGGGGCATCATGA
- a CDS encoding PQQ-binding-like beta-propeller repeat protein has product MQYSHIAFVKYVVRAGVLAGFLFATQLIAEEEWPNLRGVNFDGAAQQQIIQPGKTYRLKTVWKQATGSGYSGVSVANGVAVVLFSGETSDFAAAFDAHSGELRWKQPLDSVYKGHDGSHDGPIATPYVSKKQVFALSPWGKLAAFDLQTGREMWSTQIRTDHAAEKPLYGFSSSPFLFNSTVILEVNGQENNAIMGFDAETGAVRWSALKDTVMHQSPVMMEIAGQMQLIGITRKHLYGMNPESGEVLWQYKHDGDGYAISSGSMIPVDAGENRLFLTHKARESKMVRYQKNAETMQFDDLWANNTIRMTYAIPVYHDGYLFGYSNRFLTCIDAETGESVWKSREPGDGFISMLDGHLVLMTKIGGLHIAKATPEGYSELTAMKVFDNHAWTAPSFAYGKIYVRSHGELACLELAEAESEVTIAQTNGMIESSLIDKLVKNVGQSSEKSRLVDEFMASQSQFPIIEGKETIHFIYRGSANDISIVCDYFGDRHEEPMHRIAGTNLFYYSLKLPSDARLDYSYMLNFENRVADSLNQRQFDGASWFAMPDWREAALPQIAENQRGTLDSLQLESAVTETGRNLKIYLPNGYAESGGRYPVAYINWGDEVLAKADVTNMLDRMTGTQIDPLIVVFIPLVPGRRGELLGPNAEKYSQMVAEEVVSLIDKTYRTIPESDARLIVGQGDAAHSAFYTAFKFPGVFGNVASQSMMALTRHENELREIIKASNVSNMRVYMDWGNYDMRSTVEGWDMRTACTDLAEFLKSRGYSVNTQTVNDGYSWLSWRNRTAQLLATFFPKK; this is encoded by the coding sequence ATGCAATATAGTCACATCGCATTTGTGAAATATGTTGTTCGTGCAGGTGTTCTGGCTGGCTTTTTGTTCGCGACACAGTTGATCGCGGAGGAAGAATGGCCGAATTTGCGGGGCGTCAACTTCGATGGCGCTGCACAGCAACAGATTATCCAGCCGGGAAAAACTTATCGGTTGAAAACCGTCTGGAAACAGGCAACCGGCTCCGGTTATTCGGGCGTTTCCGTGGCTAACGGAGTGGCTGTTGTGCTGTTTTCCGGTGAAACATCCGATTTTGCCGCTGCATTTGATGCACATTCCGGTGAATTGCGTTGGAAACAACCGCTGGATTCCGTTTACAAAGGTCACGACGGTTCGCATGATGGCCCCATTGCTACACCGTATGTCAGTAAAAAACAGGTATTTGCACTCAGTCCTTGGGGGAAGCTGGCAGCGTTCGATCTGCAAACCGGACGGGAAATGTGGTCAACCCAAATCCGCACGGATCACGCGGCGGAAAAGCCATTATATGGATTTTCGAGCTCACCGTTTTTGTTCAATTCAACGGTTATTCTCGAAGTGAACGGTCAGGAAAACAACGCAATTATGGGATTTGACGCGGAAACCGGCGCTGTTCGCTGGTCTGCGCTGAAGGACACGGTAATGCATCAATCGCCGGTGATGATGGAGATTGCCGGGCAAATGCAGCTCATCGGAATCACCCGGAAACACCTGTACGGCATGAACCCGGAAAGCGGCGAAGTGCTTTGGCAATACAAACACGATGGCGACGGATACGCGATCAGCAGCGGCAGCATGATTCCGGTTGACGCCGGCGAAAACCGGTTGTTTCTCACCCACAAAGCGCGCGAATCGAAAATGGTTCGCTATCAAAAAAATGCGGAAACCATGCAATTTGACGATTTATGGGCGAACAACACCATCCGGATGACGTATGCGATACCGGTATATCACGATGGCTATTTGTTCGGTTACAGCAACCGTTTCCTCACCTGCATCGATGCGGAAACCGGCGAAAGCGTCTGGAAATCCCGCGAGCCGGGCGACGGTTTTATCTCGATGCTGGACGGACACCTCGTGCTGATGACCAAAATTGGCGGGCTGCACATCGCCAAAGCAACGCCGGAAGGCTACAGCGAACTGACTGCGATGAAGGTTTTCGACAATCACGCATGGACTGCGCCGAGCTTTGCATATGGCAAAATTTATGTTCGCAGCCACGGCGAATTGGCTTGTCTGGAACTGGCAGAAGCTGAATCGGAAGTGACGATTGCCCAGACAAACGGGATGATCGAATCATCGCTGATCGATAAATTGGTGAAAAATGTCGGGCAATCGAGCGAAAAATCCCGGCTGGTCGATGAATTTATGGCGTCGCAATCGCAATTCCCGATTATCGAGGGTAAGGAAACCATTCATTTTATTTATCGCGGTTCAGCAAATGATATTTCCATCGTTTGCGATTATTTTGGTGACAGACACGAAGAACCGATGCACCGAATAGCGGGCACCAACCTGTTTTATTATTCGCTGAAACTGCCATCCGATGCGCGGCTGGATTACAGTTACATGCTCAATTTCGAAAATCGGGTTGCCGATTCGCTCAACCAGCGGCAATTTGACGGCGCATCCTGGTTTGCGATGCCGGATTGGCGCGAAGCCGCTTTACCGCAAATTGCGGAAAACCAACGCGGCACGCTGGATTCGCTCCAACTGGAAAGCGCGGTAACCGAAACGGGGCGGAACCTCAAAATTTATCTGCCGAACGGCTATGCGGAAAGCGGTGGGCGATATCCGGTTGCCTACATCAATTGGGGCGATGAAGTGCTCGCCAAAGCGGATGTGACGAATATGCTCGATCGAATGACCGGCACACAAATTGATCCGCTGATTGTCGTTTTTATCCCGCTGGTTCCCGGTCGGCGCGGCGAATTATTGGGACCGAACGCGGAAAAATATTCACAAATGGTTGCGGAAGAAGTGGTTTCGCTGATCGACAAAACCTATCGCACCATTCCCGAAAGCGATGCCCGGCTGATTGTCGGGCAGGGCGATGCCGCACATTCGGCGTTTTACACGGCGTTCAAATTTCCCGGTGTGTTTGGTAATGTTGCTTCGCAATCGATGATGGCGCTCACCCGTCACGAAAACGAGCTGCGCGAAATCATTAAAGCATCGAATGTTTCCAACATGCGGGTGTATATGGATTGGGGAAATTACGATATGCGCAGCACGGTAGAGGGTTGGGATATGCGCACCGCCTGCACGGATCTGGCGGAATTTTTGAAATCCCGTGGCTATTCCGTGAACACCCAAACCGTGAACGACGGTTACAGCTGGCTGAGCTGGCGCAACCGGACGGCGCAACTGCTGGCAACGTTTTTTCCGAAAAAATAA
- a CDS encoding FAD-binding protein: MKPAPSALPDFLNELRPRISGDLRTDDYNKVLYSTDSSIFQVMPFGVLMPKTMEDVHAAVELAAKYRIPLLPRTGGSSLAGQAVNAALVVDFTKHLDDILEINPEEQWVRVQPGRVLDELNIELAPHGLQFGPDPASGQRAAMAGIVSNNSTGAHSILYGMTVEHVLEIKGFLSDGSPFHFRPMDDGMFAQMQQRSGLEGQIYREIGDIITNHKSTIQTATPRHWRRTGGYGLDRLVDGVSHRWTRDSQINLAKLLSGAEGSLAVISEIKLNLVPKPKMTALALVQFPNLHLALSSVPTMLTADPSAIELLDNLALTLCKNVPEYARLLKTFAHGDPNCILITEFYGESEAELKSKIARLEEILRQNKIDCVNVPAYDPRMQNNVWTVRKVGLGLLMSIKGDQKPLPFIEDAAVPPEHLAEYIDRLERFCADIGTKVAYYAHASAGCLHVRPVIDAKVAGDLEKLPKIATFSAELVGHYGGCISSEHGDGRTRSWLLEKFYGEEMFNLFRRVKNAFDPHNLLNPGNIVDQDFITENLRYGADYRVPEIKTHIDFTPDQGFERAVELCNGAGVCRKRTVGTMCPSFMVTREEEHSTRGRANALRAAMSGKLPAGELTSKRMYEVMELCISCKACKAECPSSVDMAKIKFEFLAQYYDANGTPLRAKLFANIPKINRLMTKLPGFVRSFINWKMGLAPVRWFNEKLLGVSVHRELPAFAPESFVEWHRKNRKPASIDPAKKQVLLFNDTFNTYNDPHVSVAALEVLEAAGYEVLLPGNVCCGRPAMSKGLVDLARESARNTIDKLLPFAEAGIAIVGLEPSCLLSMRDEHFSLLPGDARVATVAAQCVTFEEFVADLVEKGELKLKFSGNGSLKKALLHGHCHQKSLVGTKPSHQTLNAAGFAVEEVDSGCCGMAGSFGYEAEHYDVSQQMAERRLMPAIRKQDDDTVIVAAGTSCRHQIAHFAGKTALHPAEAVRKMIAD; the protein is encoded by the coding sequence ATGAAGCCCGCACCATCTGCACTTCCCGATTTTTTGAATGAACTTCGCCCGCGTATCAGTGGCGATTTGCGCACGGACGATTACAACAAAGTGTTGTACAGCACCGATTCCAGCATATTTCAGGTGATGCCCTTCGGTGTGCTGATGCCCAAAACCATGGAAGATGTGCACGCGGCGGTGGAGCTTGCCGCCAAATACCGCATCCCGTTGTTGCCGCGAACCGGCGGCAGCAGCCTGGCCGGACAGGCGGTAAACGCCGCGCTGGTCGTCGATTTCACCAAACACCTCGATGATATTCTGGAAATCAATCCCGAAGAACAATGGGTGCGGGTGCAGCCCGGACGTGTACTGGACGAGCTGAATATCGAACTTGCGCCGCACGGATTGCAGTTCGGTCCCGATCCGGCCAGCGGGCAACGCGCGGCAATGGCCGGCATCGTTTCTAACAATTCCACCGGCGCGCACTCCATTTTATACGGGATGACCGTTGAGCATGTGTTGGAAATAAAGGGGTTTTTGAGCGACGGCAGCCCCTTCCATTTTCGTCCGATGGACGACGGCATGTTTGCCCAAATGCAACAGCGCAGCGGGCTGGAAGGGCAAATTTACCGGGAAATCGGCGATATCATCACCAACCACAAATCGACGATACAGACAGCCACGCCGCGACACTGGCGACGCACCGGCGGCTACGGGCTGGACCGTTTGGTGGACGGCGTTTCCCATCGCTGGACGCGCGATTCGCAAATCAATCTGGCAAAGCTGCTTTCCGGCGCGGAAGGCTCGCTGGCGGTAATTTCAGAAATCAAATTGAATCTGGTGCCCAAACCGAAAATGACGGCGCTGGCGCTGGTGCAATTTCCCAATCTGCATTTGGCGCTGTCCAGTGTTCCGACGATGCTCACCGCTGACCCGTCTGCCATCGAACTGCTGGATAATCTGGCACTTACGCTCTGCAAAAATGTGCCGGAATACGCCCGTTTGCTGAAAACCTTTGCGCACGGCGATCCGAACTGCATTTTGATCACCGAATTTTACGGTGAAAGCGAAGCTGAACTGAAAAGCAAAATCGCCCGATTGGAAGAGATTCTTCGCCAAAACAAAATCGACTGCGTTAACGTTCCGGCGTATGATCCGCGCATGCAAAATAATGTGTGGACAGTGCGAAAAGTGGGACTCGGGTTGCTGATGAGCATCAAAGGTGACCAAAAGCCGCTGCCGTTCATCGAAGATGCGGCGGTGCCGCCGGAGCATCTCGCGGAATACATCGACCGGCTGGAGCGCTTTTGCGCGGACATCGGCACGAAGGTCGCGTATTATGCCCACGCCAGCGCCGGTTGTTTGCACGTTCGCCCGGTGATCGACGCGAAAGTTGCCGGCGATCTCGAAAAATTGCCGAAAATCGCCACTTTTTCCGCGGAACTGGTCGGGCATTACGGCGGCTGCATCAGCAGCGAACACGGCGACGGTCGCACCCGCAGTTGGCTGCTGGAAAAATTTTACGGCGAGGAAATGTTCAACCTGTTCCGTCGGGTGAAAAATGCGTTCGATCCGCACAATTTGCTCAATCCCGGCAACATTGTCGATCAGGATTTTATCACCGAAAATTTGCGCTACGGCGCGGATTACCGCGTTCCCGAAATCAAAACGCACATCGATTTTACACCGGATCAGGGATTTGAACGCGCGGTGGAATTGTGCAACGGTGCGGGCGTTTGCCGCAAACGCACTGTCGGCACAATGTGCCCCAGTTTCATGGTTACCCGCGAGGAAGAGCACAGCACGCGCGGTCGCGCGAATGCGCTGCGGGCGGCGATGTCCGGCAAATTGCCCGCGGGCGAACTGACCAGCAAACGCATGTACGAGGTGATGGAGCTGTGCATTTCCTGCAAAGCCTGCAAAGCGGAATGCCCGTCATCAGTGGATATGGCGAAAATCAAGTTTGAATTTCTGGCGCAATATTACGACGCCAACGGCACGCCGCTGCGCGCGAAATTGTTCGCCAACATCCCCAAAATCAATCGGCTGATGACCAAATTACCGGGTTTCGTGCGGTCTTTTATCAACTGGAAAATGGGTTTGGCGCCGGTTCGCTGGTTCAACGAAAAGCTGCTCGGCGTGAGTGTTCACCGGGAATTGCCCGCTTTCGCACCGGAAAGTTTTGTGGAATGGCACCGCAAAAACCGAAAACCGGCGAGCATCGATCCGGCGAAAAAACAGGTGTTGCTGTTCAACGATACGTTCAATACCTACAACGATCCGCACGTTTCCGTTGCGGCGCTGGAAGTGCTGGAAGCTGCCGGATACGAAGTGCTGCTGCCCGGAAATGTCTGCTGCGGTCGCCCGGCAATGTCCAAAGGGCTGGTGGATCTCGCCCGCGAATCCGCCCGCAACACTATCGATAAATTGTTGCCGTTCGCGGAAGCGGGCATCGCAATTGTGGGGCTGGAGCCGAGCTGCCTGCTCTCGATGCGCGATGAGCATTTCTCGCTGCTGCCCGGCGATGCGCGGGTTGCCACAGTCGCCGCGCAATGCGTCACGTTTGAGGAATTTGTGGCGGATCTCGTGGAAAAAGGCGAACTGAAGCTGAAATTCTCCGGCAACGGATCGCTGAAAAAAGCGCTGTTGCACGGGCATTGCCACCAGAAATCGCTGGTCGGCACGAAACCCAGTCACCAAACGCTGAACGCTGCCGGATTTGCGGTCGAAGAGGTCGATTCCGGCTGTTGCGGCATGGCCGGTTCGTTCGGTTACGAAGCGGAGCATTATGACGTTTCGCAGCAAATGGCCGAACGGCGGTTGATGCCTGCCATCCGCAAACAGGATGACGACACGGTGATTGTCGCCGCGGGAACCAGTTGCCGCCACCAGATTGCCCATTTCGCCGGGAAAACGGCGCTGCATCCCGCAGAAGCTGTGCGCAAAATGATCGCAGACTAA
- a CDS encoding M28 family peptidase — protein sequence MKFTGNNFIKIYRFVLIGVLLAGAGFAQSGGGVASITEHEISAHINYLASDLLEGREAGEKSSDYAAAYIAAQFADAGLQPVGDDNSYFQNFQLTYSDLGEANFIELSSNNNGANITRFFQMNDDFFIFPFSASQKVVAPLAFAGYGITAPELGYDDYKNIDVRGKIVLVMRHEPQERDSTSVFDGRAFTKYAGFEEKAKTAQKHGAVGMLLVNDTGNHRDDRIPGWLKSWPKLSDEKMDIPCAWITGELANTILSGSGKTVDEWQMEIDRTVKPKSFIINNQTVTFQTQLTEKKVDVKNVVGLLKGETDETVVVGAHYDHEGRRDEDIYNGADDNASGTTGLLELAEAFGNGTKPQRSMLFIAFTAEEKGLIGSRYYVAHPLVPLKNTKAMVNLDMIGRNEDTASMSERARRGFRTVTAEESKNSLYVIGTSRSAGMKSVADNANKNYGLELLYDYDDAQGVIRRSDQYPFIEKGIPALFFSTGAHPDYHKPTDTADKIDIPKMTKVVQLVYETTNALANDADIPVLDEPLSTK from the coding sequence ATGAAGTTCACCGGAAACAATTTTATCAAAATATACCGGTTTGTATTAATTGGTGTGCTGTTGGCAGGCGCAGGTTTTGCGCAGTCGGGCGGCGGTGTTGCGTCGATTACCGAACATGAAATTTCAGCGCATATCAACTATCTCGCATCCGATTTGCTGGAAGGGCGGGAAGCCGGTGAAAAAAGCAGTGATTACGCTGCCGCATACATCGCCGCGCAGTTCGCGGACGCCGGATTGCAGCCGGTTGGCGATGACAACAGCTATTTTCAGAATTTCCAGCTCACTTACAGCGATCTCGGCGAAGCCAATTTCATCGAACTGAGCAGCAATAATAACGGTGCGAACATCACCCGTTTTTTTCAAATGAATGACGATTTTTTCATCTTTCCATTCTCCGCCAGCCAAAAAGTGGTTGCGCCGCTGGCATTTGCCGGATACGGTATCACCGCGCCGGAATTGGGCTATGATGATTACAAAAATATCGATGTTCGCGGCAAAATTGTGCTGGTGATGCGCCACGAACCGCAGGAACGGGACAGCACCAGCGTGTTCGACGGCAGGGCGTTCACCAAATATGCCGGATTTGAGGAAAAAGCGAAAACTGCCCAAAAACACGGCGCTGTGGGCATGTTGTTGGTCAACGATACCGGCAATCATCGCGATGATCGGATTCCCGGCTGGCTGAAATCCTGGCCAAAATTATCGGATGAGAAAATGGACATCCCCTGCGCATGGATTACCGGCGAACTTGCCAATACGATACTTTCCGGCAGCGGCAAAACAGTCGATGAATGGCAAATGGAAATCGACAGAACCGTAAAGCCTAAGTCGTTTATTATCAACAATCAAACGGTAACGTTTCAGACGCAATTGACCGAGAAAAAAGTGGATGTGAAAAACGTGGTCGGATTGCTGAAAGGCGAAACCGACGAAACCGTTGTGGTTGGCGCACATTACGATCACGAAGGTCGCCGGGACGAAGATATTTACAACGGCGCGGATGACAATGCTTCCGGCACCACCGGTTTGCTGGAACTCGCGGAAGCCTTTGGCAACGGCACGAAACCGCAGCGCAGCATGTTGTTTATCGCGTTTACCGCCGAGGAAAAAGGGCTGATCGGCTCGCGGTATTATGTAGCACATCCGCTGGTACCGCTGAAAAATACCAAAGCGATGGTCAATCTGGATATGATCGGCAGGAACGAAGATACGGCATCCATGAGCGAACGCGCCCGACGCGGATTCCGGACGGTGACTGCGGAGGAAAGCAAAAATTCGCTGTATGTGATCGGCACCAGCCGCAGCGCAGGCATGAAGAGCGTCGCGGATAACGCCAATAAAAACTACGGGTTGGAGCTGCTGTATGATTATGACGATGCACAGGGCGTTATCCGTCGCAGCGACCAGTACCCGTTTATCGAAAAGGGGATTCCGGCGCTGTTTTTCTCCACCGGTGCGCACCCGGATTACCACAAACCGACCGACACGGCTGATAAAATTGACATCCCGAAGATGACTAAAGTGGTGCAACTGGTGTATGAAACCACCAACGCGCTGGCCAACGATGCCGATATTCCCGTGCTGGATGAACCGCTTTCGACGAAATAA
- a CDS encoding DEAD/DEAH box helicase encodes MENFDGFAKFRLSTEMLSALKNKGFEIPTPIQEKTIPLILDENRDFVGMAQTGTGKTAAFGIPIIDKISERSNFPQVLVLAPTRELAIQVSEELNSLRGRKRLSIVPIYGGQSMGLQLKHLHRGVDIVVGTPGRIMDHMRRGSLILNQVKYVVLDEADEMLNMGFIDDVKTILTETNPDRTTLLFSATIPPEIREIARKFMRNHEIIRTEEQKITTDLTDQIYFEVSESDKFEALCRIIDIEEAFYGLIFCRTKNDVDKIAAHMIDRGYDAEALHGDVSQTQREKILERFKKQHITILVATDVAARGIDVQNLTHVINYALPQDPQSYVHRIGRTGRAGNEGTAITFITPQEYRRLMFIQKAAKTDIRKEKLPKIQEIIDVKKSRIRSEVDRLSQSDIPENIYNLAREILEESTPEKALAALLMHSFADELNPENYNEIRDVYPKIQGKTRLFIGIGKKDNISKRKLVNFIRTRAQIDDRKIDNVQVLDNYSFITVPFREAERILQTFQKENRGKRRFVEVAGGKN; translated from the coding sequence ATGGAAAATTTTGACGGATTTGCAAAGTTCCGGTTATCAACAGAAATGTTGAGCGCCTTAAAGAACAAAGGATTTGAAATTCCCACTCCCATTCAGGAAAAAACAATTCCCCTTATTTTGGACGAAAATCGTGATTTTGTCGGTATGGCACAAACCGGAACCGGCAAAACCGCCGCGTTCGGTATCCCGATTATCGATAAAATCAGCGAGCGGAGCAACTTCCCGCAGGTGTTGGTGCTGGCGCCAACCCGCGAGCTGGCCATCCAGGTTTCGGAAGAATTGAATTCGCTGCGTGGCAGAAAACGGTTGAGTATCGTGCCGATTTACGGCGGACAATCCATGGGATTGCAACTGAAACACCTGCATCGCGGGGTGGATATTGTGGTGGGCACGCCCGGACGGATCATGGATCACATGCGCCGCGGCAGCCTCATTCTTAACCAGGTAAAATATGTGGTTTTGGACGAAGCGGACGAAATGCTCAACATGGGCTTTATCGACGATGTGAAAACGATTCTCACCGAAACCAACCCGGATCGCACAACGCTGTTGTTTTCGGCAACCATTCCGCCGGAAATTCGCGAAATCGCCCGGAAATTCATGAGAAACCATGAAATTATCCGCACGGAAGAGCAGAAAATTACCACCGATCTGACCGATCAGATTTATTTTGAAGTGTCGGAATCGGACAAATTTGAGGCACTTTGCCGCATCATCGACATCGAAGAGGCGTTTTACGGGCTGATTTTTTGCCGCACCAAAAACGATGTGGATAAAATTGCCGCGCATATGATCGATCGCGGATACGATGCAGAAGCGCTGCACGGCGATGTATCGCAAACGCAGCGGGAAAAAATTCTCGAGCGGTTTAAAAAACAGCACATCACCATTTTGGTGGCGACAGACGTTGCCGCTCGCGGAATCGATGTGCAAAACCTGACACACGTGATCAATTACGCGCTGCCGCAAGATCCGCAATCGTATGTTCACCGCATCGGGCGAACCGGACGCGCGGGCAACGAAGGCACGGCAATCACGTTTATCACACCGCAGGAATACCGCCGGCTGATGTTCATCCAAAAAGCTGCAAAAACGGATATTCGTAAAGAGAAATTGCCCAAAATTCAGGAAATTATCGATGTAAAAAAATCCCGGATTCGCTCGGAAGTGGATCGTTTGTCCCAATCGGACATTCCGGAAAATATTTACAATCTCGCCCGGGAAATTCTCGAAGAAAGCACGCCGGAAAAAGCGCTTGCCGCTCTGTTGATGCACTCTTTTGCGGATGAACTGAACCCGGAAAATTATAACGAAATTCGCGATGTGTATCCGAAAATTCAGGGCAAAACGCGGCTGTTTATCGGCATCGGGAAAAAGGATAACATCAGCAAACGCAAGTTGGTGAACTTTATCCGCACCCGTGCACAAATCGACGATCGCAAAATTGACAACGTGCAAGTGCTTGATAATTATTCGTTTATCACGGTCCCTTTCCGGGAAGCCGAACGCATTTTGCAGACGTTCCAAAAGGAAAATCGCGGAAAACGCCGCTTTGTCGAAGTTGCCGGCGGAAAAAATTAA
- a CDS encoding gliding motility protein GldC, whose amino-acid sequence MSQKEIKFKITLDENKMPAQIEWSADDADFEGEKAVQAMMIHLWDKDAKSSLNFELWTKDMLMQHMTVHYFYSLMSMADTYERATRNKTAADMLRQFAHQFAQATKEK is encoded by the coding sequence ATGAGCCAAAAAGAGATCAAATTCAAAATTACGCTGGATGAAAATAAAATGCCCGCCCAAATTGAATGGAGCGCAGATGACGCCGATTTTGAAGGCGAAAAAGCGGTTCAGGCAATGATGATTCACCTGTGGGATAAAGATGCCAAAAGCAGCCTGAATTTCGAATTGTGGACGAAAGATATGCTCATGCAACACATGACTGTCCATTATTTTTACAGCCTGATGAGCATGGCCGATACGTATGAACGCGCCACCCGCAACAAAACCGCTGCAGATATGCTTCGCCAGTTTGCCCACCAATTTGCTCAGGCCACAAAAGAAAAATAG